A genome region from Nocardia sp. NBC_00565 includes the following:
- a CDS encoding valine--tRNA ligase, with protein MTSAASDNPGNRADALPKSWNPSEVEAELYERWVAAGYFAADATSAKPGYSIVLPPPNVTGSLHMGHALDHTLMDTLSRRKRMQGYEVLWLPGMDHAGIATQTIVEKQLAVDGKTKEDFGRELFIDKVWDWKRESGGSIQWQMRALGDGVDWSRDRFTMDDGLSRAVQTIFKRLFDAGLIYRAERLVNWSPELRTAISDIEVKFEDVEGELVSLRYGSLNDNEPHVIVATTRVETTLGDTAVAVHSEDPRYKDLIGTTLEHPITGRQIPIVADDYVDPEFGTGAVKITPAHDPNDFEMGLRHNLPMPSIMDERGRIIGTGTEFDGMDRFEARVKVRERLAAEGRIAAEKRPYLHSVGHSERSGEAIEPRLSMQWWVKVESLAKAAGDAVRNGDTVIHPTSQEPRWFEWVDNMHDWCISRQLWWGHRIPIWYGPEGEVVCVGPDETAPEGWVQDPDVLDTWFSSGLWPFSTMGWPDSTTELQKFYPTSVLVTGYDILFFWVARMMMFGTFVADDHVLTAGKDGAKQVPFKDVFLHGLIRDQYGKKMSKSRGNGIDPLDWINSYGADALRFTLARGAQPGGDLSVGESHALAARSFVTKLFNATKFALMNGAEPGVLPDRTELTDADRWIIDRLEEVRAEVDSAFDAYEFGKACEALYHFAWDELCDWYLELSKVQFAGPRAESTRIVLGNVLDAVLRLLHPVIPFVTESLWRALTGGASVVIADWPQATGIATDDTAAQHISDAQRLITEIRRFRSDQGLADKQKVAAKLIGLDTAGLTELHDSVANLARLTEPGAEFAATASVEVRLSGSTVTVELDTSGAVDLDAERRRLEKDFAAAEKELVTTTAKLGNEAFLAKAPDQVVDKIKGRRGIAEAEVARIGARLAELSGK; from the coding sequence GTGACCAGCGCAGCCTCTGACAACCCAGGTAATCGTGCCGATGCCCTCCCCAAGAGCTGGAACCCCAGCGAGGTGGAGGCCGAGCTGTACGAGCGCTGGGTAGCGGCTGGTTACTTCGCCGCCGATGCCACCAGTGCCAAGCCCGGTTACTCGATCGTGCTGCCGCCGCCGAATGTCACCGGCAGCCTGCACATGGGTCACGCGCTCGACCACACCCTGATGGACACCCTCTCGCGCCGCAAGCGTATGCAGGGCTACGAGGTGCTGTGGCTGCCGGGCATGGACCACGCGGGCATCGCCACCCAGACCATCGTGGAGAAGCAACTCGCGGTGGACGGCAAGACCAAGGAAGATTTCGGCCGCGAACTGTTCATCGACAAGGTCTGGGACTGGAAGCGCGAATCCGGCGGTTCCATCCAGTGGCAGATGCGCGCGCTCGGCGACGGCGTCGATTGGAGCCGGGACCGCTTCACCATGGACGACGGCCTGTCGCGCGCCGTGCAGACCATTTTCAAGCGGCTCTTCGACGCGGGCCTGATCTACCGCGCCGAGCGGCTGGTCAACTGGTCGCCGGAACTGCGCACCGCCATCTCCGATATCGAGGTCAAGTTCGAGGACGTCGAGGGCGAGTTGGTGTCGTTGCGCTACGGCTCGCTGAACGACAATGAGCCGCATGTGATCGTGGCCACCACCCGGGTGGAGACCACGCTCGGTGATACCGCTGTCGCGGTGCACTCGGAGGATCCGCGCTATAAGGATCTGATCGGCACAACCCTGGAACATCCGATCACCGGACGTCAGATCCCGATCGTCGCCGACGACTACGTCGACCCCGAATTCGGTACCGGCGCAGTGAAGATCACGCCCGCGCACGATCCCAATGACTTCGAGATGGGCCTGCGGCACAACCTGCCGATGCCGAGCATCATGGACGAGCGCGGCCGGATCATCGGCACCGGAACCGAATTCGACGGCATGGACCGCTTCGAGGCGCGGGTCAAGGTGCGCGAACGGCTCGCCGCCGAGGGGCGGATCGCCGCCGAGAAGCGGCCGTACCTGCACAGCGTCGGGCACTCCGAGCGCAGCGGCGAGGCGATCGAGCCGCGCTTGTCCATGCAGTGGTGGGTCAAGGTGGAGTCGCTGGCCAAGGCCGCCGGTGACGCGGTGCGCAACGGCGACACCGTGATCCACCCGACCAGCCAGGAGCCGCGCTGGTTCGAGTGGGTCGACAATATGCACGACTGGTGCATCTCCCGGCAGCTGTGGTGGGGCCACCGGATCCCGATCTGGTACGGCCCCGAAGGCGAAGTGGTGTGCGTCGGTCCGGACGAGACCGCGCCCGAAGGCTGGGTGCAGGATCCGGACGTGCTCGACACCTGGTTCTCCTCGGGCCTGTGGCCGTTCTCCACCATGGGCTGGCCGGACTCCACCACCGAACTCCAGAAGTTCTATCCGACAAGCGTTCTCGTCACCGGCTACGACATCCTGTTCTTCTGGGTGGCCCGGATGATGATGTTCGGCACCTTCGTCGCCGACGATCACGTGCTCACCGCGGGTAAGGACGGCGCGAAGCAGGTGCCGTTCAAGGATGTGTTCCTGCACGGCCTGATTCGCGATCAGTACGGCAAGAAGATGTCGAAGTCGCGCGGCAACGGCATCGACCCGCTGGACTGGATCAATTCCTACGGCGCGGACGCGCTGCGCTTCACCCTGGCGCGCGGCGCGCAGCCCGGCGGTGACCTCTCGGTCGGCGAATCGCATGCGCTCGCCGCACGCAGCTTTGTGACGAAGCTGTTCAACGCCACCAAGTTCGCCCTCATGAACGGGGCAGAGCCGGGTGTGCTGCCCGATCGCACCGAACTCACCGACGCCGACCGCTGGATCATCGATCGGCTCGAAGAGGTTCGCGCCGAGGTGGATTCGGCGTTCGACGCCTACGAGTTCGGCAAGGCCTGCGAGGCGCTGTACCACTTCGCCTGGGACGAGTTGTGCGACTGGTACCTGGAGCTGTCCAAGGTGCAATTCGCCGGTCCGCGCGCCGAGTCGACCAGGATCGTGCTCGGCAATGTGCTCGACGCGGTGCTGCGCCTGCTACATCCGGTCATTCCGTTCGTCACCGAATCGCTGTGGCGGGCGCTGACCGGCGGCGCGTCCGTGGTCATCGCCGACTGGCCGCAGGCCACCGGGATCGCGACGGATGACACTGCCGCGCAACATATTTCGGACGCACAGCGGTTGATCACCGAAATTCGGCGGTTCCGCAGCGATCAGGGCCTCGCCGATAAGCAGAAGGTGGCGGCCAAGCTGATCGGTCTGGACACCGCTGGTCTGACCGAACTGCACGATTCGGTGGCCAACCTGGCCCGGCTCACCGAGCCCGGCGCGGAGTTCGCCGCGACCGCCTCGGTCGAGGTCCGCCTGAGCGGATCCACCGTGACCGTGGAACTCGACACCTCCGGCGCGGTCGACCTGGATGCCGAACGCCGCCGCCTGGAGAAGGATTTCGCCGCGGCGGAGAAGGAATTGGTGACCACCACCGCCAAACTCGGCAACGAGGCCTTCCTGGCCAAGGCACCGGATCAGGTGGTCGACAAGATCAAGGGCCGCCGCGGTATCGCCGAGGCCGAGGTCGCCCGAATCGGCGCCCGCCTCGCGGAATTGAGCGGCAAATGA
- the folC gene encoding bifunctional tetrahydrofolate synthase/dihydrofolate synthase produces MNAEPEPQYAGDEHPDARLGSGPSPVDLAEMALVEAELDRRWPETKIEPSLARIATLMDLLGSPQQNYPAIHIAGTNGKTSVTRIIDALLTALHRRTGRITSPHLQLATERISIDNAPITPAQYVATYRELLPYIEMIDKQSAAADGPAMSKFEVLTGMAYAAFAEAPVDVAVVETGMGGSWDATNVIDGQVAVITPIGLDHTDFLGDDLASIAGEKAGIIKRAPDSLVPRDTVAVIAEQEPEAMEVLLRRAVEVDAAVAREGSEFRVLARQIAVGGQQLELQGLGGVYDEIFLPLHGEHQARNAVLALAAVEAFFGAGADRQLDIDAVRAGFASVTSPGRLERMRSAPTIFIDAAHNPAGARALATTLTAEFDFRKLVGVVAVLADKDVAGILEALEPVLDEIVVTNNGSPRAMDIDSLANLAVQRFGDERVVTAETLPDALETAIAIAEEVGDASEMVSGAGVVVTGSVVTAGAARALFGKAPA; encoded by the coding sequence ATGAACGCCGAACCGGAGCCGCAGTACGCCGGCGACGAGCACCCCGACGCGCGGCTCGGCTCCGGGCCGTCCCCGGTGGATCTGGCCGAAATGGCGCTGGTCGAGGCGGAATTGGACCGGCGCTGGCCGGAGACCAAGATCGAGCCCTCGCTCGCCCGCATCGCCACGCTGATGGATCTGCTCGGCTCCCCGCAGCAGAACTACCCGGCCATCCACATCGCGGGCACCAATGGCAAGACCTCGGTGACCCGGATCATCGACGCGCTGCTCACCGCGCTGCACCGGCGCACCGGCCGGATCACCAGCCCGCATCTGCAGCTGGCGACCGAGCGGATCAGCATCGACAACGCGCCGATCACCCCGGCGCAGTACGTCGCGACCTACCGCGAACTGCTGCCGTATATCGAGATGATCGATAAGCAGTCAGCCGCCGCGGACGGTCCGGCGATGAGCAAGTTCGAGGTGCTCACCGGCATGGCCTACGCCGCCTTCGCGGAGGCGCCGGTGGATGTCGCGGTCGTCGAGACCGGCATGGGCGGCAGCTGGGACGCGACCAATGTCATCGACGGACAGGTCGCGGTGATCACCCCGATCGGCTTGGACCACACCGACTTCCTCGGCGACGATCTCGCGTCCATAGCCGGAGAGAAGGCCGGGATCATCAAACGTGCGCCGGACAGCCTGGTCCCGCGCGATACCGTCGCGGTCATCGCCGAGCAGGAACCCGAGGCCATGGAGGTGCTGCTGCGGCGCGCCGTCGAGGTCGACGCCGCGGTGGCCCGCGAGGGTTCGGAGTTCCGGGTGCTCGCCCGCCAGATCGCGGTCGGCGGCCAGCAGCTCGAATTGCAAGGTCTCGGCGGGGTCTACGACGAGATCTTCCTTCCGCTGCACGGTGAGCACCAGGCCCGCAACGCTGTGCTCGCGCTGGCTGCGGTCGAAGCGTTCTTCGGTGCGGGCGCGGATCGTCAGCTCGATATCGACGCGGTTCGTGCGGGTTTCGCGAGCGTCACCAGTCCGGGCCGGTTGGAGCGCATGCGCAGTGCCCCGACCATCTTCATCGACGCGGCGCACAATCCGGCGGGCGCGCGGGCGCTGGCCACCACGCTCACCGCGGAGTTCGACTTCCGCAAGCTGGTCGGCGTTGTCGCGGTGCTCGCCGACAAGGACGTCGCGGGCATCCTCGAGGCGCTGGAGCCGGTCCTCGACGAGATCGTCGTCACCAACAACGGTTCGCCGCGCGCCATGGATATCGACAGCCTCGCCAACCTCGCCGTGCAGCGCTTCGGCGACGAGCGAGTGGTCACCGCCGAAACCCTGCCCGACGCCCTCGAAACGGCGATCGCCATCGCCGAGGAGGTCGGCGACGCGAGCGAAATGGTCTCCGGTGCAGGGGTTGTGGTGACCGGCTCGGTCGTGACGGCGGGCGCGGCACGGGCGCTGTTCGGGAAGGCCCCGGCGTGA
- a CDS encoding DUF4233 domain-containing protein yields MAGTLILEAITVLLALPVVAAVGGGIGWFSGSYLVILALVMILGAGLQRRPWAIPFNLALQVLLILGIFVHLSIGVMGIFFAVVWGFILVLRADVKRRMELGLLPSQRIPGSS; encoded by the coding sequence ATGGCGGGCACGTTGATCCTCGAGGCGATCACGGTGCTGCTCGCGCTGCCGGTCGTCGCGGCCGTCGGCGGTGGCATCGGCTGGTTCTCCGGTAGCTATCTGGTGATCCTGGCGCTGGTCATGATTCTCGGCGCCGGACTCCAGCGTCGCCCATGGGCCATCCCGTTCAATCTGGCCCTGCAGGTGCTGCTGATCCTCGGTATCTTCGTCCATCTGTCCATTGGCGTGATGGGCATCTTCTTCGCCGTGGTGTGGGGCTTCATCCTGGTCTTGCGCGCCGACGTCAAGCGTCGGATGGAACTCGGCTTACTGCCGAGTCAGCGCATCCCGGGCTCTTCTTAA
- the ndk gene encoding nucleoside-diphosphate kinase, which produces MTEQTLVLIKPDGVARGLVGEVLARIERKGLKIAALELKQVSEEVARGHYAEHAEKPFFGSLIEFITSGPVVAAILEGPRAIAAFRQIAGGTDPVEKAVPGSIRGDFALETQENLVHGSDSPESAKREIALWFPEFPA; this is translated from the coding sequence GTGACTGAGCAGACGTTGGTACTCATCAAGCCGGACGGTGTGGCCCGTGGCCTCGTCGGTGAGGTGCTGGCCCGGATCGAGCGCAAGGGGCTGAAGATCGCCGCCCTGGAGCTGAAGCAGGTATCCGAGGAGGTAGCGCGCGGCCACTACGCCGAGCATGCCGAGAAGCCGTTCTTCGGTTCCTTGATCGAGTTCATCACCTCCGGCCCGGTCGTCGCGGCCATTCTGGAGGGCCCGCGCGCCATTGCGGCATTCCGTCAGATCGCCGGCGGCACCGATCCGGTCGAGAAGGCCGTGCCCGGCAGTATTCGCGGTGACTTCGCGCTGGAGACCCAGGAGAACCTGGTGCACGGCTCCGATTCGCCGGAATCGGCCAAGCGGGAAATCGCGCTCTGGTTCCCCGAGTTCCCCGCCTGA
- a CDS encoding translation initiation factor IF-2 N-terminal domain-containing protein, whose translation MADQEPLETTSQDAEQLPDRIRVHALAKRLGVTSKRILAKLTELGADARSAQSNVDRAVAESVRDALVTPEPDAAASSAPEVAAPAEEQPPAEVQPPAVKEPGPIFSAPDPVIDQSGSRPVGEQPAAHQPSVQLFTHLVTQEPHVAAPVVFEAPAAVSAPLFLPPDAAAAEQARRQRRAERDTRRTEEPPVEAVEAVEEEAETTEDEPDSTEQQGDADQPRRRRRGRRGRGRGRGEQHSESDSDGDDSDESTEDEQPAERSKAARNGTAGDTAESTDTAADSDNEDDESDLPEGSSRRRRRRRRRKVAGDGAEAEAASEDDPPNTVVHEREPRNKSRSRATVDEVQGITGSTRLEAKRQRRRDGREAGRRRPPILTESEFLARREAVDRVMVVREKTFADHPTATQVAVLEDNILVEHFVTNTGSASMVGNVYLGKVQNVLPSMEAAFVDIGRGRNGVLYAGEVNWEAAGLGGKERKIEQALKPGDQVLVQVSKDPVGHKGARLTTQISLAGRFLVYVPGGSSTGISRKLPDTERKRLKEILRDIVPADAGVIIRTASEGVAEDELARDVERLQATWRTIEKAAESKDNGSPKTLYEEPDLLVKVIRDLFNEDFSKLVIEGERSWTTVENYIRTVAPDMLARVSRHENNGVDVFETYRIDEQLAKALDRKVWLPSGGTLVIDRTEAMTVIDVNTGKFTGAGGSNLEETVTRNNLEAAEEIVRQMRLRDIGGMIVVDFIDMVLESNRDLVLRRLTEALGRDRTRHQVSEVTSLGLVQMTRKKLGTGLVEAFSTTCEHCHGRGILVHTYPVELTASEDSTRGTRETGSRRRRGRDKGAAAPAPAASNGIAPVVEDEADIAVKRAHPVALAMAAHQSEDAGHDEDVAFGAESAAAETAEDIVVDEAVAVVAEAAADAVAEEVSDVESAADKAVRPAVDEAAAVTEAAVVEAVAAASSDTVAVEQTVTSDAPADRAAANGTPESEPRSTGRRRRVARSAAAPAVDSAGAVFVVPTVEQASTAPVVDYTADAPVVVPTRKPRRRAVGRPAGPPVDDAS comes from the coding sequence GTGGCCGATCAAGAGCCGCTGGAAACAACATCACAGGATGCCGAACAATTGCCGGATCGAATCCGAGTTCACGCGCTTGCCAAGCGGCTGGGAGTAACCAGCAAACGCATCCTGGCCAAGCTCACCGAGTTGGGTGCCGATGCGCGTAGTGCGCAGTCGAACGTCGATCGAGCCGTAGCGGAGTCAGTCCGCGACGCGCTCGTCACGCCGGAGCCGGACGCCGCGGCGTCATCGGCTCCCGAGGTCGCGGCGCCCGCCGAGGAGCAACCTCCCGCCGAGGTGCAACCGCCTGCCGTCAAGGAGCCGGGCCCCATCTTTTCCGCGCCGGACCCGGTGATCGACCAGTCCGGGTCGCGGCCCGTGGGGGAGCAGCCTGCGGCGCATCAGCCGTCGGTGCAGCTGTTCACCCACTTGGTCACGCAGGAGCCGCACGTCGCGGCGCCGGTCGTCTTCGAGGCCCCCGCCGCGGTGTCGGCGCCGCTGTTCCTGCCGCCGGATGCGGCGGCCGCGGAGCAGGCGCGCAGGCAGCGCCGGGCCGAGCGCGATACCCGCCGCACCGAGGAGCCGCCGGTCGAGGCGGTCGAGGCGGTCGAGGAAGAAGCCGAGACCACCGAGGACGAGCCGGACTCGACCGAACAGCAGGGCGACGCGGATCAGCCGCGCCGCCGCCGCCGTGGCCGTCGTGGTCGTGGTCGTGGGCGTGGCGAGCAGCACAGCGAGTCCGACTCCGACGGTGACGACAGCGACGAGAGCACCGAGGACGAGCAGCCCGCCGAGCGTTCGAAGGCGGCCCGCAACGGCACCGCCGGCGATACCGCCGAGTCGACCGATACCGCGGCCGACTCCGATAACGAGGACGACGAATCCGATCTGCCGGAGGGCTCGAGCCGCCGTCGCCGTCGCCGCCGTCGCCGCAAGGTAGCGGGCGATGGCGCCGAGGCCGAGGCCGCCTCCGAGGACGATCCGCCGAACACCGTCGTGCACGAGCGCGAGCCGCGCAACAAGAGTCGCAGCCGGGCCACGGTCGACGAGGTGCAGGGCATCACCGGCTCCACCCGGCTCGAGGCCAAGCGGCAGCGTCGGCGTGACGGTCGCGAGGCCGGTCGGCGTCGCCCGCCGATCCTGACCGAGTCGGAGTTCCTGGCCCGCCGTGAAGCGGTGGACCGGGTCATGGTGGTGCGCGAGAAGACCTTCGCCGATCACCCGACCGCCACTCAGGTCGCGGTGCTCGAGGACAACATCCTGGTCGAGCACTTCGTCACCAACACCGGCTCCGCGTCGATGGTCGGCAACGTCTACCTCGGCAAGGTGCAGAACGTGCTGCCCAGTATGGAGGCGGCGTTCGTCGATATCGGCCGCGGCCGCAATGGCGTGCTCTACGCCGGTGAGGTGAACTGGGAGGCCGCCGGACTCGGCGGCAAGGAGCGCAAGATCGAGCAGGCGCTCAAGCCGGGCGATCAGGTGCTGGTCCAGGTCTCCAAGGATCCGGTCGGGCACAAGGGCGCTCGACTGACCACCCAGATCAGCCTGGCCGGACGCTTCCTGGTGTACGTGCCGGGTGGTTCGTCCACCGGTATCAGTCGCAAGCTGCCCGATACCGAGCGCAAGCGGCTCAAGGAGATCCTGCGCGATATCGTGCCCGCCGACGCGGGCGTGATCATCCGCACCGCCTCGGAGGGCGTCGCCGAAGACGAGCTGGCCCGCGATGTCGAGCGGCTACAGGCGACCTGGCGCACCATCGAGAAGGCCGCCGAGTCCAAGGACAACGGCTCGCCCAAGACGCTGTACGAAGAGCCGGACCTGTTGGTCAAGGTCATTCGCGACCTGTTCAACGAGGACTTCTCCAAGCTGGTCATCGAGGGCGAACGCTCCTGGACGACCGTCGAGAACTACATCCGCACGGTCGCGCCGGATATGCTCGCCCGGGTCTCCCGGCACGAGAACAACGGTGTCGACGTCTTCGAGACCTATCGGATCGATGAACAGCTCGCCAAGGCGCTGGATCGCAAGGTGTGGCTGCCCTCGGGCGGCACCCTGGTGATCGACCGCACCGAGGCGATGACGGTCATCGACGTCAACACCGGCAAGTTCACCGGCGCGGGCGGCAGCAACCTGGAGGAGACGGTCACCAGGAACAACCTGGAGGCCGCCGAGGAAATCGTGCGCCAGATGCGGCTGCGCGATATCGGCGGCATGATCGTGGTCGACTTCATCGATATGGTGCTCGAGTCGAACCGGGATCTGGTGCTGCGGCGGCTGACCGAGGCCCTGGGACGTGACCGCACCCGTCATCAGGTCTCCGAGGTGACCTCGCTGGGTCTGGTGCAGATGACCCGCAAGAAGCTGGGCACCGGTCTGGTCGAGGCGTTCTCCACGACCTGTGAGCACTGCCATGGGCGCGGCATCCTGGTGCACACCTATCCGGTGGAGCTCACGGCGTCCGAAGACAGCACGCGCGGCACTCGGGAGACCGGATCGCGGCGGCGCCGTGGTCGGGACAAGGGTGCCGCCGCTCCCGCACCCGCCGCGAGCAATGGCATTGCGCCGGTGGTCGAGGACGAGGCGGATATCGCCGTCAAGCGGGCCCATCCGGTCGCGTTGGCGATGGCGGCGCATCAGTCCGAGGATGCCGGGCATGACGAGGATGTCGCGTTCGGGGCGGAGAGTGCTGCCGCCGAGACCGCCGAGGACATCGTGGTCGACGAAGCTGTCGCGGTGGTGGCCGAGGCGGCTGCTGACGCGGTGGCCGAGGAAGTCTCGGATGTCGAGAGCGCGGCCGACAAGGCCGTGCGGCCCGCGGTCGACGAGGCCGCTGCGGTGACCGAAGCCGCTGTGGTCGAGGCGGTCGCCGCGGCATCCAGTGACACCGTGGCGGTCGAGCAGACTGTGACATCGGACGCACCCGCCGATCGCGCGGCAGCCAACGGCACCCCGGAATCCGAGCCACGTTCGACCGGGCGCAGGCGCCGAGTCGCCCGTTCGGCCGCCGCACCGGCCGTGGACAGTGCGGGTGCGGTGTTCGTGGTGCCGACGGTGGAACAGGCGTCGACAGCGCCCGTGGTGGACTACACGGCGGATGCGCCGGTCGTGGTGCCCACACGCAAGCCGCGTCGCCGGGCCGTCGGCCGTCCCGCCGGACCGCCGGTGGACGACGCCAGCTGA
- the rplU gene encoding 50S ribosomal protein L21, whose amino-acid sequence MATYAIVKTGGKQYKVAVGDLVKVEKIEGKPGSSVALAPVLVVDGAELTTDAAKLAKVSVAAEVVEHTKGPKIRIHKFKNKTGYHKRQGHRQPLTVLKVTGIK is encoded by the coding sequence ATGGCAACGTACGCGATCGTCAAGACCGGCGGAAAGCAGTACAAGGTCGCGGTCGGTGACCTGGTGAAGGTCGAGAAAATCGAGGGTAAGCCCGGTTCGTCCGTGGCGCTGGCCCCGGTTCTCGTCGTCGATGGCGCCGAGCTGACCACCGATGCGGCCAAGCTGGCCAAGGTCTCCGTGGCCGCCGAGGTCGTCGAGCACACCAAGGGCCCGAAGATCCGCATCCACAAGTTCAAGAACAAGACCGGCTACCACAAGCGTCAGGGTCACCGTCAGCCGCTGACGGTCCTCAAGGTCACCGGCATCAAGTAA
- the rpmA gene encoding 50S ribosomal protein L27 — MAHKKGASSSRNGRDSNAQRLGVKRFGGQAVSAGEILVRQRGTHFHPGVLVGRGGDDTLFALAAGKVEFGTKRGRKTVNIVVPEPVEA; from the coding sequence ATGGCACATAAGAAGGGTGCATCCAGCTCCCGCAACGGTCGCGACTCGAACGCCCAGCGACTCGGCGTCAAGCGTTTCGGCGGCCAGGCCGTTTCGGCCGGCGAGATCCTGGTTCGTCAGCGCGGCACACACTTCCACCCCGGCGTTCTCGTCGGCCGTGGCGGTGACGACACCCTGTTCGCCCTGGCGGCGGGCAAGGTCGAGTTCGGCACCAAGCGTGGACGCAAGACCGTCAACATCGTCGTTCCGGAGCCGGTCGAGGCCTGA
- the obgE gene encoding GTPase ObgE — translation MSKFIDRVVLHVRAGKGGHGCASVRREKFMPLGGPDGGNGGGGGDVILEVDPNVHTLLDFHFHPHAKASSGKPGEGNNRDGKQGTDLLLKVPDGTVVLDNDGKVLVDLVGAGNKFIVARGGRGGLGNAALASKARKAPGFALLGEEGEEGDLVLELKSVADVGLVGFPSAGKSSLVSVLSAAKPKIADYPFTTLVPNLGVVSSGDTTFTIADVPGLIPGASDGRGLGLDFLRHLERCAVLAHVVDCATLEPGRDPVSDVDALEAELAAYQPALDADTGLGDLADRPRVVILNKVDVPDAAELAEMVMAEFAARGWPVFEISAVSRAGLRPLTFALAEMVEQYRAAHPKAAPKRPVIRPIAVNESGFSVIADPEEPGGFIVRGPQPERWVRQTQFDNDEAVGYLADRLARLGVEEELVKQGAEPGAPVTIGNVTFEWEPQISAGIDMVPTGRGTDIRLEQNDRISAAERKHASRVRRGLVKEDEE, via the coding sequence ATGTCCAAATTCATCGACCGTGTCGTACTGCACGTGCGTGCGGGCAAAGGTGGTCACGGCTGCGCCTCCGTGCGCCGCGAGAAGTTCATGCCGCTCGGCGGACCCGATGGCGGCAATGGCGGAGGCGGCGGGGATGTGATCCTCGAGGTCGATCCGAATGTGCACACCCTGCTGGACTTCCACTTCCATCCGCACGCCAAAGCGAGTAGCGGCAAGCCGGGCGAGGGCAACAACCGCGACGGTAAGCAGGGCACCGATCTGCTGCTGAAGGTGCCCGACGGCACCGTGGTGCTCGATAACGACGGCAAGGTGCTCGTCGACCTGGTCGGTGCGGGCAACAAGTTCATCGTGGCCCGTGGCGGCCGCGGCGGGCTCGGCAATGCCGCGCTGGCCTCCAAGGCGCGCAAGGCGCCCGGTTTCGCGCTGCTCGGTGAGGAGGGTGAGGAGGGCGATCTCGTCCTCGAGCTGAAGTCGGTGGCCGATGTCGGTCTGGTCGGGTTCCCGTCGGCGGGTAAGTCATCGTTGGTGTCGGTGCTCTCGGCGGCCAAGCCGAAGATCGCGGACTACCCGTTCACCACCCTGGTGCCGAATCTCGGTGTGGTCTCCAGTGGTGATACGACCTTCACCATCGCCGATGTACCCGGGCTGATTCCGGGTGCGAGCGACGGTCGCGGGCTGGGGCTCGACTTCCTGCGGCATCTGGAGCGCTGTGCGGTGCTCGCGCATGTCGTCGACTGCGCGACCCTGGAGCCGGGCCGCGATCCGGTCTCCGATGTGGATGCACTGGAGGCGGAGTTGGCGGCCTACCAGCCGGCTTTGGACGCCGATACCGGACTCGGTGATCTGGCCGATCGGCCGCGCGTGGTGATCCTGAACAAGGTCGATGTGCCCGATGCCGCCGAACTGGCGGAGATGGTGATGGCCGAGTTCGCCGCACGTGGCTGGCCGGTCTTCGAGATTTCGGCGGTGAGCCGAGCCGGCTTGCGCCCCTTGACATTCGCGCTCGCGGAAATGGTGGAGCAGTACCGGGCGGCGCATCCGAAGGCCGCGCCGAAGCGTCCGGTGATCCGTCCGATCGCGGTGAACGAGTCCGGCTTCAGTGTGATCGCCGATCCGGAGGAGCCGGGCGGGTTCATCGTGCGCGGTCCGCAGCCGGAGCGCTGGGTGCGCCAGACCCAGTTCGACAACGACGAAGCCGTCGGCTACCTCGCCGACCGTTTGGCCCGTCTCGGTGTCGAGGAGGAACTGGTGAAGCAGGGCGCCGAGCCCGGCGCGCCGGTCACTATCGGCAATGTCACCTTCGAGTGGGAGCCGCAGATCTCGGCCGGCATCGATATGGTGCCAACGGGCCGCGGCACCGACATTCGACTGGAGCAGAACGACCGGATCAGCGCGGCCGAGCGCAAGCACGCGTCGCGGGTGCGGCGTGGTCTGGTCAAAGAGGACGAGGAATAG